The following DNA comes from Amycolatopsis albispora.
ACTGAAGTGAGCGAGGGGGAAGCCCCATGACCAATCCCTACGGTCAGCAGCAGCCCTACGGCCAGCAACCGCAGGGTCAGCCGCAGCCGGGCTACGGGCCCCCGTCGGGTGGCACGCCGGCCCCGTACGGTCAGCCGTCGCCGCCGTACGGTCAGCCCGCTCCCTACGGTCAGCAGCAGCCCTACGGCCAGCCGTCGCCCTTCGGCGGCGGTCCCGGCATGGGTGGTCCCGGTGGTCCCGGCGGCTCCATCCAGGAGATCCCGGACTACAAGGGCTGGGCCATCGCCTCGCTGTTCCTCGGCGGCGTCCTGCTGGGCATCTTCGCGATCATGAAGTCGAACGAAGTCGGCCAGTACAAGATGCAGGGCAACTACCAGATGGCGGAGCAGGCGTCCCGTACCACCAAGACGATCTGCCTGATCTCCACCATTCTCGGCGGTCTCGGCTGCGTGGTCGGCCTGATCATCTTCATCGTCAGCCTCGCCGCGCTCTGAGCCCGTGTTTCCACCTTTCACCGTTCCAGCCTCTTTGGGGGATTCTCGATGACCAATCCATACGGCCAGCAGCAGCCGGGTTACGGCCAGCAGCCCGGTGGCTACGGCCCGCCGTCCGGTGGCATGCCCGCGCCCTACGGGCAGCCCGCCTACGGTGCCCCCGGCGGCGGCTTCGGCGGCCCGCCCGGAATGCCCCCCGGCGGCCAGGACATCCCGGACTACAAGGGCTGGGCGATCGTCTCGCTGTTCCTCGGCGGCGTGATCCTCGGGATCTTCGCGATCATGAAGTCCAACGAGGTCGGCCAGTACAAGATGCAGGGCAACTACGCGATGGCCGAGCAGGCCTCGCGGACCACGAAGACGCTGTGCCTGATCTCGACCATCCTGGGCGGCATCGGCTGCGTGGTCGCCATCATCATGATCATCGTCGCGATCGCGGCCGGTACCGCGGCGTACGACTCGTACTCCGAGATCACCAGCTCGTACGACTACTGCGACTACACCACCTCCTGCTGACCCGGTAGTGGGACGATAGGGCGGTGAGCCGTCTCTACCGCGACACCGGGGTGGTGCTGCGGACGTACAAGCTCGGCGAGGCCGACCGGATCGTCAGCTTCCTGACGCGGCGGCACGGCAAGGTCCGTGCCGCCGCGAAGGGCGTCCGCCGCACCAACTCGCGGTTCGGCGCCCGCCTCGAACCCTTCGTGCACGTGGACGTGCAGTTCCACACCGGCCGCACGCTCGACGTGGTGACCCAGGTGCAGACCCTGGACGCGTTCGCCATGCCGATCGTGGCCGACTA
Coding sequences within:
- a CDS encoding CD225/dispanin family protein, with translation MTNPYGQQQPGYGQQPGGYGPPSGGMPAPYGQPAYGAPGGGFGGPPGMPPGGQDIPDYKGWAIVSLFLGGVILGIFAIMKSNEVGQYKMQGNYAMAEQASRTTKTLCLISTILGGIGCVVAIIMIIVAIAAGTAAYDSYSEITSSYDYCDYTTSC
- a CDS encoding CD225/dispanin family protein, giving the protein MTNPYGQQQPYGQQPQGQPQPGYGPPSGGTPAPYGQPSPPYGQPAPYGQQQPYGQPSPFGGGPGMGGPGGPGGSIQEIPDYKGWAIASLFLGGVLLGIFAIMKSNEVGQYKMQGNYQMAEQASRTTKTICLISTILGGLGCVVGLIIFIVSLAAL